A section of the Candidatus Poribacteria bacterium genome encodes:
- a CDS encoding sulfatase-like hydrolase/transferase, translating to MSSQPNILFMIADDHRWDAIGGMGDPTVKTPTLDSLMTRGTTFRQTHIMGSLVGAVCVPSRAAVLTSANLFRSGGNQLNPDLAVWPQVMREAGYHTFFSGKWHNDRQTFTNSFDEGAKIFFGGMSDQYKVPVFDFDPTGKYPNDDRYIGEKFSTELFTDAAVQFIENYDETDPFFLYLSFTSPHDPRTAPGEYATMYPPEDIPVPENFVPEHPFDNGEMRIRDEVLAPFPRTPEIVQQHIADYYGMITHMDAEMGRVLSTLEATGQLNNTIVIYTADHGLAVGQHGLLGKQNLYNHSIRVPSIFAGPGVPEGVTVDALTYLYDVFPTVCDLTNVECPDTTEGKSLAPLMEGCVDRVRATVFAAYRDIHRTISDGRWKLIRYYISKETGKGTDCIQLFDLVEDPWETTNLADLPEHADRIRSLAADMQMWQIETDDFMKDTPVLPT from the coding sequence ATGTCCTCACAACCGAATATTCTTTTCATGATCGCCGACGACCATCGGTGGGATGCCATTGGCGGCATGGGCGACCCGACCGTGAAAACACCGACCCTGGATTCACTCATGACGCGTGGAACGACTTTTCGCCAAACACACATCATGGGTTCCCTCGTTGGCGCGGTCTGTGTACCAAGCCGCGCGGCTGTCCTTACCAGCGCGAACCTGTTCCGTAGCGGTGGAAACCAGCTTAACCCCGATTTGGCGGTTTGGCCACAGGTCATGCGCGAGGCGGGGTATCATACATTTTTTAGCGGCAAATGGCACAACGACCGACAAACGTTTACCAATAGTTTCGATGAGGGTGCTAAGATCTTCTTTGGTGGCATGAGCGATCAATATAAAGTACCCGTTTTCGATTTCGATCCGACAGGAAAATATCCGAATGACGACAGGTACATTGGAGAAAAGTTTTCTACAGAATTGTTTACAGATGCCGCCGTGCAATTTATAGAAAACTACGACGAAACGGATCCATTTTTCCTCTACCTCTCATTTACTTCACCACACGATCCGAGAACAGCACCTGGAGAATACGCGACGATGTATCCACCAGAGGATATACCTGTCCCGGAAAACTTCGTTCCAGAACACCCATTCGACAATGGCGAAATGCGTATCCGAGACGAAGTATTAGCACCATTCCCACGCACCCCTGAGATCGTTCAACAACACATCGCCGATTATTACGGGATGATTACCCACATGGATGCTGAAATGGGGCGCGTGCTCAGCACATTGGAAGCCACCGGACAGCTCAATAACACGATAGTCATCTACACCGCCGACCACGGACTCGCTGTCGGACAACACGGTCTGCTCGGCAAACAGAATCTCTACAACCACAGCATTCGCGTCCCATCGATATTCGCGGGTCCAGGAGTTCCAGAAGGCGTAACAGTCGATGCACTGACCTATCTGTACGATGTCTTTCCCACTGTCTGCGACCTGACCAATGTTGAATGCCCAGATACGACTGAAGGAAAGAGTTTAGCCCCACTGATGGAAGGCTGTGTAGACCGGGTCCGAGCGACAGTCTTCGCGGCGTATAGAGACATCCATCGCACTATCAGCGATGGACGTTGGAAACTCATCCGCTATTATATCTCCAAAGAAACGGGTAAAGGTACAGATTGCATTCAACTTTTCGATTTAGTTGAGGATCCTTGGGAGACAACAAACCTTGCCGATCTACCTGAGCATGCTGACCGCATTCGGTCTCTTGCTGCAGATATGCAAATGTGGCAAATCGAGACGGACGATTTCATGAAAGACACGCCGGTATTGCCAACGTAA
- a CDS encoding phytanoyl-CoA dioxygenase family protein, with protein MDLETEKLLDIRGTFVPKSNIILEVRKMDWQLETSVSDEQVEFYNENGYITFGRIFTKEELDTLRDYVDEMIENLPEGRRPEQMDVPHFEHPFLFKYLTHPRVLKVIERFIGPDIVLWSSHFISKREHDGMAVPWHQDGVYWGKSLDPMHVITMWLAVDESKVENGCMRVIAGSHRLRDRRYEEVDRTNNLFGSEVVEADLDTSKVVNLELEVGESHFHDAWTIHNSSPNVSQKRRCGYTMRYMPANVRYPGAEWRRKHHIYLLQGEDRTDGFNTYAPVPEF; from the coding sequence ATGGACTTGGAAACTGAAAAATTGCTTGACATCCGAGGCACTTTTGTGCCAAAATCTAACATAATCTTGGAGGTAAGAAAAATGGATTGGCAACTGGAAACGAGTGTCTCTGACGAGCAGGTCGAATTTTACAACGAAAATGGGTATATTACATTTGGACGCATCTTCACGAAAGAGGAGTTGGATACACTCCGAGACTACGTGGACGAGATGATTGAGAATCTGCCGGAAGGTAGACGTCCAGAACAGATGGATGTACCGCATTTCGAGCATCCCTTTTTGTTCAAATACCTGACGCATCCACGGGTGTTGAAAGTCATCGAACGGTTTATCGGACCGGATATTGTCCTCTGGTCGAGCCATTTCATCAGCAAACGGGAACACGATGGCATGGCAGTTCCATGGCACCAAGACGGTGTTTACTGGGGTAAGTCTCTTGATCCGATGCACGTTATCACAATGTGGTTAGCCGTGGATGAATCGAAGGTTGAAAACGGTTGTATGCGCGTCATCGCCGGCAGCCACAGATTACGTGATCGTCGCTATGAAGAGGTTGATCGCACAAATAATCTCTTCGGAAGCGAAGTTGTGGAGGCAGACCTCGATACATCAAAAGTGGTCAATTTGGAATTGGAAGTCGGTGAGTCTCATTTTCACGATGCGTGGACCATCCACAACTCCAGCCCGAACGTCTCACAGAAACGGCGATGTGGCTATACAATGCGCTACATGCCTGCGAATGTTCGTTATCCGGGTGCGGAGTGGCGGCGCAAGCACCATATTTATCTGCTGCAAGGTGAAGATAGGACAGACGGTTTTAATACATACGCACCTGTCCCGGAATTTTAA
- the dgoD gene encoding galactonate dehydratase, which yields MKIATIEQFYPRRRMRLVKITTDTGIVGWGETTLEGKPKSTWAAVEELADYFIGKDPLRIEHHWQHVYRSAFFRSGNILMSALSGIDQALWDIAGKYYNVPAYHLLGGAVRDRIRVYAHWGIGSLTDEGKAAAKERLEFLQQKGGYTAFKSGPGGKWRGHEPPSVIDEFVERAYLMREWVGPDVELAFDFHGKMTPALAVEICHELKGMRPMFVEEPIPQENVDALKLVSDHVPFPIATGERLLTRWGFREIFEKQAVAYLQPDTSHTGGITELKKIANTAEIYYMHIAPHCAIGPVAFSASLHVDAVVPNFLIQEQIDAGLGDGLFTEDWQVTDGHIELPTKPGLGFEIDEKEAEQTLDTYPEELGGEYYYDTDGSVADW from the coding sequence ATGAAAATTGCTACGATTGAACAATTCTACCCACGTCGCCGGATGCGCCTTGTGAAAATTACAACGGACACCGGTATTGTCGGATGGGGAGAAACTACGCTTGAAGGTAAACCCAAAAGTACTTGGGCGGCTGTTGAAGAACTTGCCGACTATTTTATTGGTAAAGATCCGTTACGTATTGAACACCACTGGCAGCACGTTTATCGCTCTGCCTTTTTCCGAAGTGGGAATATCCTCATGTCTGCCTTGTCCGGTATTGATCAGGCGTTGTGGGACATCGCTGGTAAATATTACAATGTGCCTGCCTACCACCTCTTAGGGGGTGCTGTGCGAGACCGTATCCGCGTCTATGCACACTGGGGCATCGGCAGTTTAACGGACGAAGGCAAAGCGGCTGCCAAAGAACGCCTTGAATTCTTACAACAGAAAGGCGGTTACACAGCATTTAAGAGCGGTCCCGGCGGCAAGTGGCGTGGACATGAACCTCCCTCGGTGATTGATGAATTTGTAGAACGCGCCTATCTTATGCGCGAGTGGGTCGGTCCTGACGTTGAACTCGCCTTTGATTTCCACGGTAAGATGACACCTGCTCTTGCGGTTGAGATTTGCCATGAACTTAAAGGGATGCGTCCGATGTTTGTCGAGGAACCTATTCCGCAGGAAAATGTTGACGCGCTCAAACTGGTATCCGACCATGTGCCGTTTCCGATTGCGACGGGAGAACGGCTGCTCACCCGTTGGGGGTTTCGCGAGATTTTTGAGAAACAAGCGGTCGCTTACCTACAGCCCGATACTTCACACACTGGTGGCATTACTGAACTGAAAAAGATTGCGAACACGGCGGAGATTTATTATATGCATATCGCTCCGCATTGTGCGATTGGACCGGTTGCCTTTTCTGCTTCCCTTCACGTCGATGCCGTTGTGCCGAATTTCCTGATCCAAGAACAGATTGACGCCGGGTTAGGGGACGGTCTATTCACCGAGGATTGGCAGGTTACAGACGGACACATTGAATTGCCAACAAAACCCGGACTTGGCTTTGAGATTGACGAAAAGGAAGCGGAACAAACGCTTGATACCTACCCTGAAGAACTCGGCGGCGAGTACTATTATGACACCGATGGCAGCGTAGCGGATTGGTAG
- a CDS encoding glycerate kinase: protein MKIIVAPDSFKGSVSALEAAYAIEQGLRRVFPDAVIEKIPMADGGEGTVQSLVDATGGHIQTHRVVAPLENEVDAQFGILAGEETAVIEMASASGLTLVPADKRNPLRTTTYGTGQLIRAALEAGCRRLIIGIGGSATNDGGAGMAEALGVRLLDADGAQIPRGGAGLGQLASIDITGLHPAIAETETVVACDVNNPLTGPDGASHVYGPQKGATPEMIETLDQHLAHFDSVLTRTLGKSFNDVPGAGAAGGLGAGLMAFLNAELQLGVDIMIDAVNLEERVKGASVVFTGEGQLDFQTAFGKTPVGVAKVAKARNIPVIAIAGGIAEGAEAVYDAGIDAMLGIVQEPMSLEEAVGDASRLIADTAEQAARLIRIGQGELFR, encoded by the coding sequence ATGAAGATTATAGTTGCGCCTGATTCATTCAAGGGGAGCGTGAGTGCGCTTGAAGCCGCGTATGCAATCGAGCAGGGACTCCGTCGCGTGTTTCCCGATGCCGTTATTGAAAAAATTCCGATGGCGGACGGTGGCGAAGGGACGGTGCAGTCGCTCGTTGATGCCACCGGTGGGCATATTCAAACACATCGTGTGGTTGCGCCTCTCGAAAACGAGGTTGACGCGCAATTCGGTATCCTTGCAGGTGAAGAAACCGCTGTCATTGAGATGGCATCTGCCTCCGGTCTCACACTTGTTCCAGCGGATAAACGTAATCCACTTCGCACGACGACCTACGGCACTGGACAACTTATCCGCGCTGCTTTGGAAGCAGGATGCAGACGCTTAATCATCGGTATCGGTGGGAGTGCTACAAACGACGGTGGTGCCGGAATGGCGGAGGCACTCGGTGTACGATTACTGGATGCCGACGGCGCGCAGATTCCGCGCGGTGGGGCAGGGCTTGGACAGTTAGCGTCGATAGATATAACGGGTTTACACCCCGCTATCGCTGAAACCGAAACAGTCGTCGCGTGTGATGTCAACAACCCTTTGACCGGTCCCGATGGTGCATCGCACGTTTATGGACCGCAGAAGGGTGCTACGCCTGAAATGATTGAAACCTTGGATCAACATCTCGCACATTTTGACTCCGTCTTGACGCGGACTCTCGGAAAGTCCTTCAATGATGTTCCGGGCGCGGGCGCGGCTGGTGGGTTAGGTGCAGGGTTGATGGCATTTCTCAACGCGGAATTGCAACTCGGTGTTGATATTATGATTGATGCCGTTAACCTTGAAGAACGGGTGAAAGGTGCGTCCGTTGTTTTCACGGGTGAAGGGCAACTGGACTTTCAGACAGCGTTTGGGAAAACACCTGTTGGGGTTGCAAAGGTCGCGAAGGCACGTAATATCCCTGTCATTGCGATTGCTGGCGGCATCGCTGAAGGGGCTGAGGCGGTTTACGACGCAGGTATTGATGCAATGTTAGGCATCGTCCAAGAGCCGATGTCTCTTGAAGAGGCCGTCGGAGACGCGTCGCGGTTGATCGCTGACACAGCAGAACAGGCTGCACGGTTAATTAGAATTGGCCAGGGTGAACTTTTTAGGTAG
- a CDS encoding phytanoyl-CoA dioxygenase family protein yields the protein MGPEEKYLFDLWGYVNIENVLGADELSELNALIDAQDYPAPVDDDVYSQRFGGFLNWENDAFRKLLNHPRIMPFLAEIVGPKFRLDHVYGILMIEGNPGGTLHGGGTPYDPAQYYVFRNDRMYNGLTVASWALTDMLPEHGGFCCIPGSHKSNYPCPSQFRPVVDNKTCMAPVHQKAGDVVIFTEALTHGTLPWIASHERRSILFKYSPGHASWGQGRYDDELRNLMSDEDQKLMLEPPYVANRKQVV from the coding sequence ATGGGCCCCGAAGAAAAATACCTATTCGACTTATGGGGATATGTCAACATCGAAAACGTTTTGGGGGCAGACGAACTCTCGGAACTGAACGCCCTCATCGATGCCCAAGACTATCCAGCTCCAGTAGACGATGATGTCTATTCACAGAGATTTGGTGGCTTCTTGAATTGGGAGAACGACGCGTTTCGGAAACTCCTTAATCACCCGCGTATCATGCCATTTTTAGCAGAGATTGTCGGTCCAAAATTTCGGTTGGATCACGTCTACGGCATCTTAATGATAGAAGGCAATCCGGGCGGGACACTCCACGGCGGTGGTACACCTTATGACCCAGCGCAGTATTATGTCTTCCGAAATGATCGGATGTATAATGGGTTAACTGTCGCCTCGTGGGCACTAACCGATATGCTTCCGGAGCATGGCGGTTTCTGTTGTATCCCCGGCAGCCACAAGAGCAACTACCCGTGTCCGTCGCAGTTCCGACCGGTGGTAGACAACAAAACTTGTATGGCACCGGTGCATCAGAAAGCCGGAGATGTCGTCATCTTCACGGAGGCATTGACACACGGCACGCTCCCGTGGATTGCATCGCACGAGCGACGCTCGATTTTGTTCAAGTATTCACCAGGGCACGCCTCATGGGGTCAAGGCAGATACGACGACGAACTTCGCAACCTGATGTCGGACGAAGACCAGAAATTAATGTTGGAACCGCCTTACGTTGCAAACCGCAAACAGGTCGTTTAA